A genome region from Erigeron canadensis isolate Cc75 chromosome 3, C_canadensis_v1, whole genome shotgun sequence includes the following:
- the LOC122590509 gene encoding uncharacterized protein LOC122590509: MAINNNNRGGGSCNPAVVKIGITFLGLCLVGYLLGPPLYWHLLEGLAAVRRSSSAVSCPACNCDCDSQPLLSIPQALSNGSFTDCAKHDPEVNGDTEKNFVELLSEELKLREAEALESQKRADMALLEAKKLTSQYQKEADKCNSGMETCEEAREKAEAALLAQKQQSEMWELRARQKGWKDGGAKPVNTA; the protein is encoded by the exons atggcaataaacaacaacaacaggggTGGTGGATCTTGTAATCCGGCAGTTGTAAAGATCGGAATTACATTTTTAGGATTATGTTTAGTGGGTTATTTATTAGGCCCACCTTTATATTGGCATCTTCTTGAAGGCTTAGCCGCCGTCCGCCGCTCTTCCTCCGCCGTCTCCTGCCCTGCCTGTAACTGTGACTGTGATTCTCAGCCATTACTTTCCATTCCTCAAG CACTAAGCAATGGTTCCTTCACAG ATTGTGCAAAGCATGATCCTGAAGTAAACGGAGACACAGAAAAGAACTTTGTTGAGCTTCTATCAGAAGAATTGAAGTTACGTGAAGCTGAAGCTTTAGAAAGTCAAAAGCGTGCCGACATGGCACTTCTGGAGGCGAAGAAGCTAACATCTCAATATCAGAAAGAGGCAGACAAATGCAATTCAGGGATGGAAACCTGTGAAGAAGCTCGTGAAAAAGCTGAAGCAGCTTTACTAGCACAAAAACAACAAAGTGAAATGTGGGAATTAAGAGCCCGGCAAAAAGGCTGGAAGGATGGTGGCGCTAAGCCTGTAAACACTGCATGA
- the LOC122593833 gene encoding condensin complex subunit 2-like, which yields MAEIVSPIRTPGQYKQRAPVLSPDRPLFLGSNDDKLERAQARAARAAAIRRKPVTQPTDASPTDPCLGQEQIMELFQNCIKLASENKINQKNTWELNLIDHLCDIIKVEEENDVETNFQKASCTLEAGVRIYSMRVDSVHSEAYKVLGGISRVSQDTEHDSVEEGNADNVQAEGTSKKEKERKLSPLTTLESSFEAINVKKFDVAFAVDPLYHQTTAQFDEGGSKGLLLYNLGVYGGCRMVFDSSEVPGKCMTCSSDRDKIETIDISYATDCVEQMVSNFSKKLEITPTLKQIVDMFDEDNKRPTDTFSSQRSVEPDHEANGDDYIDDGHDNSETWDFVNENQTSLNDEGTYEGEEEYFVPVHHEDNGTYVYHDVDVDDKSLTVDSFLFLSLGQIGKQNAWAGPDHWKYRKTKGPEDLEKENGSPVMPKKQRNKKQAEPDIDFMKALELDSDVSNIFAPPKNPNTLLLPAKSRELCNTTLPEDCHYQPEDLVKLFLLPNITCLGKRGRKSSDEPGQEAERNTENFASWDDECGQFDDGNAYSDVEDSATLVSQPRQVNKIEVEYDKTSKQVDVQALKEILWSSMQETHETKTFSFKNILASFPTDQKKPAAASLDIISPHLCFICVLHLANEHGLSIHGCADLEDLTIHLPSE from the exons atGGCTGAAATCGTAAGCCCTATCCGTACACCGGGCCAGTACAAACAGCGAGCACCGGTCTTATCTCCAGACCGACCATTATTCCTCGGATCCAATGACGACAAGCTGGAGCGTGCTCAAGCACGCGCCGCTCGCGCTGCCGCAATTCGCCGAAAACCGGTCACGCAACCGACCGATGCTTCTCCGACCGATCCGTGTCTAGGTCAAGAACAGATTATGGAGTTGTTTCAAAATTGCATCAAATTAGCCAGTGAAAAT aaaattaaTCAGAAGAATACATGGGAGTTGAATTTGATAGATCATCTTTGCGATATTATCAAAGTCGAAGAAGAGAATGACGTCGAGACGAATTTTCAGAAG GCGAGCTGCACTCTTGAAGCTGGAGTTAGAATATATTCAATGAGGGTAGATTCAGTTCATTCTGAGGCTTATAAGGTTCTTGGAGGAATTAGTAGAGTTTCACAGGACACTGAACATG ATAGTGTAGAGGAAGGTAACGCCGACAATGTGCAAGCTGAAGGCACTTCGAAGAAAGAGAAGGAACGCAAG TTATCTCCTTTAACAACATTGGAATCATCCTTCGAGGCTATTAATGTGAAGAAGTTCGATG TTGCATTTGCTGTGGATCCTCTGTATCATCAGACAACTGCACAGTTTGATGAAGGTGGATCAAAAGGTCTCTTGCTGTATAACCTCGGAGTCTATGGTGGATGCAGAATGGTTTTTGACTCATCAGAAGTACCTGGGAAGTGCATGACATGCTCAAGTGACCGTGATAAAATAGAAACGATTGATATTTCTTATGCAACAG ACTGTGTTGAACAAATGGTATCAAACTTTTCAAAGAAACTAGAAATCACACCAACTCTCAAGCAAATAGTTGATATGTTTGATGAAGATAATAAAAGACCAACAGATACCTTTTCTTCCCAAAGGTCTGTGGAACCAGACCATGAAGCTAATGGTGACGACTACATTGATGATGGGCATGATAACTCAGAAACATGGGACTTTGTGAATGAAAATCAGACAAGCCTTAATGATGAGGGCACCTATGAGGGAGAAGAGGAATATTTTGTTCCGGTTCATCATGAG GATAACGGTACATATGTTTATCATGATGTTGATGTAGATGACAAATCTCTGACAGTTGACAGTTTCCTATTTCTAAGTCTTGGTCAAATTGGAAAACAAAATGCCTGGGCAGGCCCTGATCACTGGAAGTACAGGAAGACTAAAG GTCCAGAAGACCTAGAGAAGGAAAATGGATCACCAGTAATGCCTAAAAAGCAAAGGAATAAGAAACAAGCTGAACCCGATATAGATTTTATGAAAGCTTTGGAGTTGGACAGTGATGTGAGTAATATTTTTGCTCCTCCTAAAAATCCCAACACGTTATTGTTGCCTGCGAAAAGTAGAGAACTCTGTAACACAACACTTCCCGAAGATTGCCATTATCAACCAGAGGATCTTGTCAAGCTATTTCTTCTTCCAAACATTACG tgtctTGGGAAAAGAGGAAGGAAGTCTTCCG ATGAGCCTGGTCAAGAAGCAGAAAGGAATACCGAAAATTTTGCATCTTGGGATGATGAATGTGGTCAATTTGATGATGGAAATGCTTATAGTGATGTTGAGGACTCTGCCACACTTGTCTCTCAACCCCGTCAG GTGAATAAGATTGAAGTCGAATATGACAAAACATCAAAGCAAGTTGATGTTCAAGCGCTCAAAGAAATTCTTTGGTCATCAATGCAAGAAACACAT GAAACAAAGACATTTTCTTTTAAGAACATATTGGCATCTTTCCCTACCGATCAGAAGAAACCAGCTGCTGCATCACTTGACATCATCTCCCCACATTTGTGTTTTATCTGTGTATTGCATTTGGCTAATGAGCACGGATTGAGCATTCATGGATGTGCCGACTTGGAGGACCTCACAATACACCTTCCGTCTGAATAG
- the LOC122590508 gene encoding fatty acid hydroperoxide lyase, chloroplastic: MSLASFFSTSLHNNHLQISTKIPTKMIPNKNTITSSSSPPPVTKTPITTQPTSLPTRTIPGSYGLPLLGPLADRLNYAWFQGPESFFKKGIEKNQSTVFRTNVPPSFPFFLANPNVVAVLDVNSFAHMFDMELVDKKNILVGDWMPSTKFTGDRRVCAYLDTSEPQHEKIKNFAMDTLKRSSTIWIPTLNTLLDKMWDTVESEISNGPVSYLVPIQKFCFSFLSLCIAGADPANSPDMAENGYIRMDRWLAVQLLPTVPITAFQPLAEIFLHSFSYPYFLVSGDYNKLYEFLEQEGKEVIERGQTEFKLSKEDTIHNLLFTLGFNAFGGFSIFLPSLLAALGSDTTGVQEKLCKEVREKAGSGLSFSSVKEMDLVQSFVYETLRLNPPVPLQYGRARKDFDLSSHDSIFKVKKGELLCGYQPVVMRDPKVFDDPETFVPDRFTKEKGKELLNYLYWSNGPQTGMPSVSNKQCAGKDFVTLTASLFLAHLFLRYDSVKIADGSFSVVEKAK; encoded by the exons ATGTCTCTTGCTTCCTTTTTCTCTACTTCACTACACAATAACCATCTCCAAATTTCAACCAAAATTCCAACAAAAATGATCCCCAACAAAAACACTATAACTtcgtcatcatcaccaccaccagttACAAAAACACCCATAACAACACAACCAACATCCTTACCCACGCGTACCATACCGGGCAGCTATGGTCTGCCTTTATTGGGACCATTAGCTGACCGGCTTAACTACGCGTGGTTCCAAGGCCCAGAgtccttttttaaaaaaggaaTAGAGAAAAATCAAAGTACGGTTTTTCGTACAAACGTTCCACCTagctttcctttctttttagcCAATCCTAACGTTGTTGCGGTTTTGGATGTGAATTCATTTGCTCATATGTTTGACATGGAGTTGGTtgacaagaaaaatatattagttGGTGATTGGATGCCTAGTACTAAATTCACTGGTGATAGGAGAGTTTGTGCTTATTTAGATACTTCTGAACCTCAACATGAAAAG ATCAAGAACTTTGCGATGGACACGCTCAAAAGAAGCTCCACCATTTGGATTCCGACTCTAAACACTTTACTAGACAAAATGTGGGACACTGTTGAGTCAGAAATATCCAATGGCCCTGTTAGTTACCTTGTTCCCATTCAGAAGTTCTGCTTTTCCTTCTTGTCCCTTTGCATAGCCGGTGCTGACCCGGCTAACTCACCTGATATGGCTGAAAACGGGTACATACGCATGGACCGTTGGCTTGCAGTTCAGCTCCTTCCCACCGTCCCGATCACTGCTTTCCAACCGTTAGCAGAAATCTTCCTACATTCATTTTCTTACCCTTACTTTCTAGTGAGTGGGGACTATAACAAGTTGTATGAGTTTCTCGAGCAAGAGGGCAAAGAAGTGATTGAACGAGGCCAAACTGAGTTTAAACTAAGTAAAGAAGATACTATCCATAACCTCTTGTTTACCCTCGGGTTCAATGCCTTTGGTGGGTTTTCAATCTTTCTCCCGAGTTTGTTAGCTGCATTAGGGTCAGACACCACCGGGGTTCAAGAAAAGCTGTGCAAAGAAGTAAGAGAAAAGGCCGGGTCGGGTCTGAGCTTCTCGTCAGTTAAAGAAATGGACCTTGTTCAATCATTCGTCTATGAGACACTGAGATTGAACCCGCCTGTACCATTGCAGTATGGGCGGGCCCGGAAGGATTTTGACCTGAGTTCACATGACTCGATTTTTAAAGTGAAGAAAGGAGAACTTTTATGTGGGTATCAACCTGTGGTAATGAGAGATCCAAAGGTGTTTGACGATCCGGAAACATTTGTTCCAGATCGGTTTACTAAGGAAAAGGGTAAAGAGTTGTTGAATTATTTGTATTGGTCAAATGGGCCACAAACCGGGATGCCAAGTGTGTCGAACAAACAGTGTGCGGGAAAAGACTTTGTTACCCTCACGGCGTCATTGTTTCTGGCACACTTGTTTCTAAGGTATGACTCGGTTAAAATAGCAGACGGTTCATTCTCAGTTGTTGAGAAAGCAAAGTGA